AACAAATCCatcaaaaaaaaagtatttgaaagGTATAATAGCATGGGTAAAAATACAggcacaatatacagtatattttaaccTGATACTGCAAcacattgcacagcagtaaaatcACTAAAATCAAACACAATTATCAACCTAAAACCACCCGAAACATTGTAAATATAACTAGAGAGTTTACTCAAAAGTCCAATCTCTGAAAACTAAACTAAGCTGAAATTTAGAGGAAAATAAGGGGGCCATTAAAGCTATGCACACTGTATGGCTTTCCTGTACACAGTGTGGTTATGCGGTAGTATAATAAAGTGCTGAGTGAATCTACCTGTGCCATAGAGACTTGTGGCCAGGAGGGCTAACAGTGTCATATTTCCAGGAGTAATCGCGAAAGCAGAATGATTGTTCCACCTTATTTCTTCTAACAGCCTTGTGGATTTATATCTCTGTTGATTTAATTACATATGAGAAACAAAAACTGCCAGCATCAGGTTGGTTTGGGTGCTTTCTAAATGAAAAGGGCCAAGCTTTAGACATTTTCTGGCCTGCACTGGTGGTCAAGTAATGAGCTAAATGAGAACATATTCACTCTACTGGCACAGTGTGTTCTCAGAGAGGGTCTACGGTAAATCCTGAGTCTGCAAACCTCGCTGTCGCCTCGAAGTAAAAGATGCTTCAGCATGACACTAAGCAGATTAATCAGATTGGTTTAATGCTGCTGCAGATTAGATCATTGCTCGTTTTCCTGCACCCTTTAAATCAGGAaggatgagaaagaaaagatttAAGACAtgtaaaagtatcaaaagcCACAATCACACTTTTTCTCAGCGTGacagcaaagaaaaatgttgtgtttgggGGTAGTTTAAGGTCGAGTGTGAAGACTGAACAGTCTGAAACAATGGGAGGATGGTCCTGTCACTGGACTTGGGGAGCAGAAGGTCAACGAGTcaaggtgagacagagacatgACAGTATGAGACATACAGATAAGAGGCGTCTATTAAAGACAGGCTTCCCCTAAGGATGAACCAGAAGAGCTACACAGTCAGGCCTGAGCCTGGACTATCCAACACTGAGAAGACACATCATGATGTTTTTGGTGATTACCAGTCTGCTGCAGGAGGTTCTTGTGGTTGCAGGTGTAGGTGAGTGTaacatttgttatgttttcacCCAAACAAACAGGTATCTCCTATATTAagattatatttaaattattgtacAGCAATGAGTTTGTGTGGTGCTTTTTTACTCTTGATTAAAAGATAAGGCTGacattattctatatttgtcttattgtcaataaatcccatgataagaccaaaaccaacaatgtgttagtgaATCTTTCAAAACTTTTGGACATCCCTAAACTATTTGTCTCCAAGGCCTATTTATttctactgaagatgtaaatcttcgGGTCACAaatatactttcatttaaaaaaaaaggcttagtAATTTTCTACAATAACTGGGCGCTGTAGCTttcagcaaatgttactcaagcCTGGGTAAATAGTGTATTTCTtggagactattttcagcagtggattaacacacatttgatgctttagtgagtatttacagcagcaggttgGTGTATGTGGGATAGACTCAAAATTAACTACAGTGCCCACATTCATTGTTATGGAGCAACATGTCACCCACTACCGCTCTGCagctcatttatgtgtttttaatggtttttggACAGTACTGGGTTAGTAGGATCAAATCATTGttggctttgtttttttcatgggatttgtagacagtaagaaaaatatagaatattgctaGCTTTATactttaacaaaaaatatataagataTAATATGAAGAACAATGCAGTTGGACACTGTTTACTGTGGgtcttcatcttcatctgtaCAGAAAAGAGGCTGGAGTCTGATTCAGGTCAGGCGTGGCTCCACATTCCCTTAATAGCCATATTAAGGTATTCAAGCCCCATCTGGAAGATTTAACACTCCCATTAACATACACCCACATGTCCTCTGCCCCTTCTGTGCTGCTCGGGCTTGAAGTTGGTCAGTCGTACGGCTCCAAAACTGGTCGTTTATGCTGTCAATGGGCCCCGGCCATGAATTCATCCCTCTGCTTTTATCGGAGCAGCAGGTAGTGACAAGATGGACTGTCCATTAGTGCATGGAGGGAGAAAATGATGTGTGCGGTGACATGATTTATGGTCATGAAATTATTCCCATCtcacacaaatatttttttataacttcCAGGAAATAAGGTGCAGTCAGTTAATTTAATGTTGTCGTTACTTTAAACCTCTGGTCAACCTTGGCCTCCATTAGGTGTCACACAGATAGCCCTTTTCCTTTAAGGTACAGGAAAGCGTAAACATAGATATTTTATGTAGCACAATCTAACTAAATGGAAAGCCTAGAATTTGGTTATAGTGGCGGGTACTGCTCCAGTAAAGCGTTATGTGCTGGTTGCCAGCTGTCATGTTTGCTGACTCTGGCCTGTCACTGAAGATGCTTTACTGCCGGGCTGATCAGCCTCCTGCTGTTTCTTCATCCCTGCCAATTCTCAGTGATTAACACTTATTCTTTCTCTTGCCCACTTTTCCCACTCCCATCATCCTtcatgtcttcttcttttccttttgttttacGTCTACCTCTTAATTACACTGTTGAGACGGCATGAAGACGGGGAGAGAATATTGATTGTTTTGCTGCACTTTGTTTACTCATTGAGTTGTTCTCCTGATTCTGCAAAGCTTGCTGTAGTGACTCACCACTGACAGAACTCGTTGGGTAAAGGGTTCCTTGTCAATGGCTTGTTGGCTTTTAGTTCAATTAGAATTGACTCTGTGTTGCAGTTTATCTTTACCGTCCAAAGGTTTGATTCAAGGTAACAAGTTTCTCAAGTGACCAGTatagatgtacagtacatgggGCGGGGTAAAAGATATAGTGCTTGTCTGTGGACTGAGCAGAAATCTGAACCTTTCCCAAAGTAACTAATGGAATCAACATCAATGCAAAAGGGTCACTTCACCAAAGTTACAAAAAACTAGTGGTATCCAGCTATGCAGATAGTTTCGGTTTATGAGATTTCGGTTTTCACTGgcactactttctactgaagaaatagtccccatCAAAACTATtgagtgaggtctgtggattattcagaGTAACAGGGGCAGGACcctgttttgaatttttgttgtttctttgagAGTTGTCTCTAGAGAGAtgagaaatgagaggagagacatAAGGGGAAGGACTTGCAATAAAGGTTCCCAACGGACTCAAACAGGCATTGTGGTTCATGGttggcttttttaaatgtaatttttcaatgctgtgagcaccagaAACAATATTGatttcacctccattgtattaaaatctcaaaacctggtaaaaaatgtctgtacaaGAATAAAGTgagcaaatatgttttcttttcataatttgggtgaactgaccctttaacagTGGAGGAAGTATTGAGATctaatacttaagtaaaaatagcaatatcacagtataaaataaaaagtcttgcattcaaaatttgaTGCATCGGTAGCATTAACATGTAGGTGTCTAATTTTAACAACTCCATATACTGATGGGTAATGTAACCTACTGTAGGCATCATATTTTGTAAACctattgtatgttttgtatgtagtcttaaaatgaaaagtaacTAGAGCTTTTCAATAAATGTAgcaaagtaaaaaagtacaatattggaCTACAAATAAAAGtagattaaaactgaaatactcaagtaaagtacttcAGTACTTAGTATAGTAATAgtttctttccaccactgcccttTCAGACTCTATATATAATATCCAGCCCAAACTCCTTTCTCTCTGGCTCATTCTCcttgaaacacacatttacatcatGTTCATCTTTTTCCATGCATATGCAACTAAGTCTTGTTCGTCTTTGCCACCCCACCCACATGCCTCAGCCCTGGACCCATGCTCTGCCTACATCAGCCTGAATGAACCCTGGAGGAACACGGATTACCACATCAACCAGTCATCTGGCGTGCCCCTGTGTGACAGCCACGTGTCTGGAGAATGGTACCGCTTTACTGGCATGGCTGGGGATGCCATGCCCACCTTCTGCATCTCTGAGAATCACTGTGGCACCCATGCTCCCATCTGGCTCAATGGCAGCCACCCTCAACCCCACGAAGGCATCGtcactctgcctgtctgtgccAGCTTCAGTGACAACTGCTGCCACTGGAACGCCAGTGTAGATGTGAAGGCCTGTACTGGAGGGTACTTCGTCTATCGCCTGCCCAGACCCTCAGTCTGCTTCCATGTTTACTGTGGCCGTGAGTGAGCATGTCTGATATGTAAAAAGTCAATTTTTTAATCCTATAACCAAGTTACTGTTCATTTTCTTGTCTATTGTTGTGTtgatatgtttatgtgtgtgtgtgttgcacagATTTCTATGATATCTGTGATGAGGTGGACTGCACAGGTCCCAAATGTCCCGAGTCTGGCTGTCGCTGTGCACCTGGAACTGTCCTGGGACCAGACAGACAAACATGCCtgggtgagacagacagagagggaggaagagagggaacaGATAAGTTGTGACAATGATTAGCAAGAGAACATGGAAGACAGATAGGCTGGAAGAGGTTTCTCAAAAACAATAACAAGATAAATCAATCTGACTGGATTTGCAGTATGTTGACCCATTGTTTTGAGAAATACATTCATATTTCTGGATTAACTGTTTTTATGCTATTCTTATTCAGAATATCCATGTTTACTTGACTTAATGGCATATTCTGAATATGGGGCAGAACCTGCAAAGACAACACAAGCCAATAGGATCAAGCTGTTTCTCAAGTTCAGTCTTGACCttaaacagtagtttgacaaaaaattatttaaactgaAGGTCCAACTGGATTATATTAGTTTCAACCTTATTGTTATTGTCAAGTAACAGTAgcaaagtaagtaagtaaagttttatttatatagcagcttttaaaacaaagttacaaagtgctgcGCATGATATAGatgcaaaaataaacaacaaacatatcTGGCAATATCcagcaaaattaattaattgggtGGGGTGCGGGGTATAAACAAGAGACCTTGGTCAGATGATCTGTGTGGTCTGGAGGTAGAATAGGGATGCAAAAGTTTGTAAATGTATGAAGGGGCAAGACCATGTTCGGCCTTGTATGTGATGAGcaatatcttaaaatcaattctataCTTGACAGGGAGTCAATGAAGGGATGCGAGGATTGGTTTGATGTGGGATCTGTGGTTGGTTTTGGTAAGCAGCCTGGCTGCAGCCTTTTGCGCAAGTTGCAGACGGAACAGGGCTGCTTGGCTGAGACAGGAGAAAAGAGCATTGCATTAGTCAAGACGTGAAACAAAATAGGGTATGGATTAGTAATTCCAGATCTCTGGTTGATagcattgatttgatttttttaatattctggAGCTTACAAATATTGCTTTCGGTGtagcttttctggagctttcaactgcatctaaAACATCCATTCGCTCCATCCATTGTCTTGACATTTAAACCAGCaatgtttgcatttgtgcttCTCCAAccatttatccaatacttttagttaactgtttttactgttataCATTACTTTTGGCTGTCTATTTCAACTGTTGATACTTTTAGCTATCtctttaaatcatttattattttagctaactatttcaaccattttccTCTACTTTAAACTAACGCTTTCAAATGTTTATCCAATACCTTTATCCATTTTCACAATGTATCCATTACTTTTGGTTAATTTaaccatttttcttttacttttagcTCGCtgtttcaacttctctgctcacTTGCTAACTTTCACACACTCTTAATCAAtatgtggatacatttttttttaatcaaatcgGAAATTCTATTTTATCAAGAtagctactccacaatctttccatgtACTCCCCTGAGGTTCCAGTACCCATGGTTCAGAAACACTGCTCCGGTGTACCACGGCCCTGTGACTGCTGTCCCAGCCACCTTATCTGGTTTCTATGAACTTATCCTGAGTACAGTAAACAGGATATAAATATTACAAATCCATACCAACAGACTTATTACTATATGATCTATCTTACTAAATGATAAGATTGATCATAAAATAGGAAGGATGAGTGCAAAGCCTGATGAAGGAAGCAGCGATAGTGACAGAAAGATTGAAagattgtattttgtatttgctGACTCTACtcaaggtgtgtgtttgtgtgtgtgtgtgtgtgtatgtgtgtgtatgtgtgtgtgtgtgtgtgtgtgatacacaAAAGGGTACACCTAATGATGGGTGACAGGTATGCAGTGGGAACCTAGCCAGCATGAAAACTGCCATTATCTCATTATTCATCAACCAAATCTGGCTTTCCCTGTCTCAGAAATGACTTCTTCATTTCTCCATCCTCACTCACATTCTTGCACTCTCTCTTTTGTCCCTCCTTTTATTTTATCCCCCATTATTTCTTTACCAGTCCTCTCAGTATTATAAACGCAGTTTTAATGTCGATTTATCATCCTATTCCCTGGAACACTGAGTGAATTGCCTTGAGGTGATAAACTCCACCCATCTGGTACTCAGTCGATTAAAACAAGACTCATCTGAATGAATAATATCTGAATAATATCTGACCCAGGTGTGATGTGTGTCCCGTGTTCagatgtgaatgaatgtgagaaGGGCAACGGTGGATGTGCGGAGGTGTGTGTGAACACCAAAGGCTCCAGGCGCTGTGAGTGTGGGCCGGGCCGTGTGCTGGACGAGGATAGACACAACTGCAGAGGTAGATCCATGTTCTGATATTCATAAGACACACCAGTCAAAGAGATAATTAAACCGGGGAACCACACGCTGTTCTtcatcttttccttttctctgtgttGCCTCATGCAGAGATAGCAGGCTGTCATGTTAACAATGGAGGCTGCAGCCATGGCTGCTCCTCACTGCTGGACTCCTATCAGTGCCACTGTCCCAGAGGGCTGGAGCTGGGAAAGGATAAACGCACATGTCAgggtgtgtatctctgtgtgtgtgtgtgtgtgtgtgtgcgtatgtgaaAAAGAAAGTTAGATAATAAGTTAGATAATAAATCAGACAGCAAGGCAACCTGACACAGAGATGCACACTTCCATTTATCTGAAAAGATTTTCTAGATAGTGGAGGTTTGACCAAAATGCATTTCTTCAGGCCCTAACTGatatttttaccttttcagtGCAGGGTTATTTATGTGTCCTTAATCACATTAGCAGTGGATAACATGAATGGCCAATACTTCTCTAAATACTTTTTGTTTGGGAAATGAGACAATCCTAGCGAAAACATGTTGCTTTCAGACCATTTACCTGAGTGTCTTTTTTGATGGTAtaagactgcaactaatgattatttttagtaTGGCTTAATCTGTAGATAACAGATTTATTATATAATctgtcagaaaaaaagtgaaaagtgcACATCAGTACAAGTTGACGTCCTTAAATTACATGTTCTTTCCAACTGACAGtctaaaaccaaaagatattcaaattTAGAGTTGCGACCATTGATTATTTCCATCATCAATAAATTAATGTTGATTACTTTCtcaataatcaatcaattatgTGATCTACAACATTTCAGAGAATTTGTCCATCACAATTCCCCAAAAtccaagatgatgtcttcaagtgtcttgttttgtctgaccgatgggacaaaactcaaagatatgtAGTGAACCATCACATAAATCAAGCAAATGCTggaaaatatttggcatttttgctgaaaaattgCAATGAAttgattgtcaaaatagtttcCAGTTTGATTGACTGATCGATTAAATGACTAATCATTTGAGCTCTTTTCAAATTTCTAAATTATAATCatttaaaacagaggaaaaaaagtaaCTTACCATCACAGCTGGAGCCGATGAATGTTGACATGTTTGCTTAAGAAATAACTGAAATCATTAACTGATCAAGTAACTGATTGATCTTTTTAGTAATGATGCTGTCATAATtctgtcaacaaaacacaaaaaaaaaaaattccagatCTTCCTTTACTGCCACAGTATCttgcttttactgttttgtatgtatttagaCAACAAACAGATTGTGTGGTATGTTTTCATCCAATCACATGACTGTGAGATGATTTTATCCTGCTCTTTGTCGTAGCATCCATGCACTGTTTCAGGATTTGTGCCATTTTATGGGACCATAAtaatatgtcatatttttcCTGCAGTGCCAGTCCAGTGTGATTCCAGCTCTATTATTGTGTCAGTTCCTAAGGACCTTGTAGGAGGATTGGAGCTCTCCCTGTCCAACTCGTCTTGTCGAGGTGTCTCCAATGGCACACACATCAACCTCAGCTTCAGCCTCAAGACCTGCGGTACAGTGGTGGAGGTCAGAGGCACTGGGTTGAAACTTTTAGACTGAATGTGCTCAGGGTTTAGTCTTGGGGGCTTAGGGCTTGGAgaaatatttcattatcataTCACTATATTAAAGAGCTGTGCCTTAAAAGTGGGTTGTGTGAGGTTGTCACCGATTGCAAAAAGCTATTAAAGTACTGTAAACTGAATGTTGACCCCCAGGTGACAGATGACAAGATTGTGGGCACCAACCTGGTGACAGGCCTTCCTAGGAGCAGCCCAGGCAGCAACAGTGACTTGATAGTCCGCACAAGCAAGTTGGTGCTCCCAGTCACCTGTGAGTTCCCCAGGGAATACAGCGTGTCGGACGGATACCAGGCAAGTCTGCGCAGCTCAGCCCTCGAGTTGGCAGGCCACAGCGAAGGAGTCTTCCCCTTCTCCCTGGAGCTCTTCAAAAACGCAGAGTTCTCGGAGCCATACCGCACGCCGCCCCAGCTACGCCTGCACGACTCCCTGTTCTTCGGGGTGGAGCCAAAGGAGAGAGTGGAGGGCCTCTCTGCACTGGTGGAGAGCTGCTTTGCCACACCAGGGCCCAAAGCTGACCAGGCCCTCAAGTATTACCTCATCGAAGACGGGTGAATAGTGTGGAAGCTTTTATCAGGTTTAATGTCACATCTTGTGCTACATGACATAGCACACTTATTGCAAAGGCCCTAGGTGatccattatttttttcataggGAACAGGTTTCTGTTTTGCTACCCTCTAATGCTAAAAGATATATTACAAGGATTCAAGCTATATCAGCTATACCCAGTTTGTGATAACTTATACATTTGCAGGTGTCAGGTATGTCTTCCGAGAATAATTCTCTGCTACACAGAGAGTGATGTGTTTTGTAGTACCTAAAATAACAACGTTTGTTTATGGTAAGTAGAGGATTTTCACCCACTGTTGCCCACTAACCTTAacccaaaaagaaaaagtggtCTTTATAGAAACTCTACACAGCCAAAGCCAGTCAAAGACAAAGATGTGATAGTAGTAAAGAGTGGTATAGCAATGATCACATAGCACCAAAGAAATAAAGATTAATCAAAACACAGATGATCAGTGAACATATTTtctcatactgtactgtactctagTGGTATGTAGTCATGTAAATAGGTTTTATTGCCCAAGTTTTAAGAtatctgtctccgt
This region of Siniperca chuatsi isolate FFG_IHB_CAS linkage group LG11, ASM2008510v1, whole genome shotgun sequence genomic DNA includes:
- the oit3 gene encoding oncoprotein-induced transcript 3 protein, which translates into the protein MMFLVITSLLQEVLVVAGVALDPCSAYISLNEPWRNTDYHINQSSGVPLCDSHVSGEWYRFTGMAGDAMPTFCISENHCGTHAPIWLNGSHPQPHEGIVTLPVCASFSDNCCHWNASVDVKACTGGYFVYRLPRPSVCFHVYCGHFYDICDEVDCTGPKCPESGCRCAPGTVLGPDRQTCLDVNECEKGNGGCAEVCVNTKGSRRCECGPGRVLDEDRHNCREIAGCHVNNGGCSHGCSSLLDSYQCHCPRGLELGKDKRTCQVPVQCDSSSIIVSVPKDLVGGLELSLSNSSCRGVSNGTHINLSFSLKTCGTVVEVTDDKIVGTNLVTGLPRSSPGSNSDLIVRTSKLVLPVTCEFPREYSVSDGYQASLRSSALELAGHSEGVFPFSLELFKNAEFSEPYRTPPQLRLHDSLFFGVEPKERVEGLSALVESCFATPGPKADQALKYYLIEDGCISDETVTQYSSKDQLSKHYQVPVFKFIGKDNQQVFLHCQVLVCGAGDSRCAQRCRGRVRREVRTGEPQEQHTLSGGPIFILPEP